In one Rutidosis leptorrhynchoides isolate AG116_Rl617_1_P2 chromosome 8, CSIRO_AGI_Rlap_v1, whole genome shotgun sequence genomic region, the following are encoded:
- the LOC139862538 gene encoding FT-interacting protein 3-like — MSNLKLGVEVASAHDLMAKDGQGSASPYAELHFDHQKFRTTVKEKDLNPYWNETFYFNVSDPKNLANLTLDAYVYNNTKGGNISKSFMGKVHINGTSFVPYSDAVVFHYPLEKRSIFSRVKGELGLKVFVTDNPSIRSSNPLPNMDTGRTESKDSRRTFNHLPNSNFVQQPQFPQQQPYMGGINQPQQPYAYGVDQMQSQSQPKITRMYSEASSQPMEYALKETSPFLGGGQVIRGRVVSGDNRRASTYDLVEPMQFLFVRVVKAQDLPNMDVTGSLDPYVEVRVGNYKGVTQHFSKTSNPEWNTVFAFSKERMQATILDVVVKDKDMLKDDFVGIVRVNLHDIPTRVPPDSPLAPEWYRLEDKKGEKKKGELMLAVWIGTQADEAFPDAFLADSAMSSVDGSVSSMFTRSKVYHSPRLWYVRVNVIEVQDLVWDEKSRFPDVYVKAQINNQVIRTRPVQARNANALWNEDMMFVAAEPFEDHLVLTIEDRVGPGKDESLGKVFIPLNTVDRRADDRLIHSRWFNLQHPYDHEIDEKKHKKDHKFATRLHLRVCLDGGYHVLDESTQYSSDLRPTAKQLWKPSIGLLELGILNASALHPMKTRQGKGTTDAYCVAKYGHKWVRTRTVMDSLVPRFNEQYTWEVYDPSTVLTVGVFDNAQLNNDSNTKDVRVGKIRIRISTLETGRVYTHSYPLLVLHPTGVKKMGELHLAIRFSSTSMMNMMYTYSKPLLPKMHYVRPLTVGQLETLRHQAVAIVAARLSRAEPPLRREIVEYMTDANSHLWSMRRSKANFFRLMSVFNGVFTASKWFGEVCLWKNQITTILVHILFVMLVSFPELILPTIFLYMFLIGLWNYWFRAQYPPHMNTRLSYADSVTPDELDEEFDTFPTSRSNEHVRHRYDRLRSVAGRIQSVVGDIASQGERLQGLLSWRDPRATLIFMIFCLVAAFVLYVTPFQVLVILVGFYVMRHPRLRHRLPSAPLNFFRRLPARTDSML, encoded by the coding sequence ATGAGTAATTTAAAGCTAGGAGTAGAGGTTGCAAGTGCTCATGACCTTATGGCGAAAGACGGTCAAGGTTCAGCTAGCCCGTACGCCGAGCTTCATTTCGATCATCAAAAGTTTCGAACCACGGTCAAAGAAAAGGATCTCAACCCGTATTGGAACGAAACTTTCTATTTCAATGTTTCGGACCCAAAAAACCTAGCTAACCTTACACTTGATGCATATGTTTACAACAACACTAAAGGAGGAAACATATCAAAATCCTTTATGGGTAAAGTTCATATCAATGGTACATCATTTGTACCGTATTCCGATGCTGTCGTTTTTCATTATCCGTTAGAAAAACGAAGTATTTTCTCACGTGTTAAAGGTGAGCTCGGCCTTAAAGTGTTTGTTACCGATAACCCTTCGATCCGGTCCTCGAATCCACTGCCAAATATGGATACGGGTCGAACCGAATCGAAAGATTCAAGAAGAACATTTAACCATTTACCGAATTCTAACTTTGTTCAGCAACCTCAGTTTCCTCAACAGCAGCCGTACATGGGAGGTATTAATCAGCCACAACAACCGTATGCGTATGGAGTTGACCAAatgcaaagtcaaagtcaaccgaagatCACGCGTATGTACTCAGAGGCCTCATCACAACCAATGGAGTATGCTCTTAAAGAAACGAGCCCGTTTCTTGGAGGTGGTCAAGTAATCAGAGGACGGGTCGTAAGTGGTGATAATCGGCGGGCCAGCACTTACGATTTAGTCGAACCGATGCAGTTTTTATTCGTGCGGGTCGTGAAAGCACAAGACCTTCCGAATATGGATGTTACGGGTAGTCTCGACCCGTATGTTGAAGTACGGGTCGGAAACTATAAAGGAGTGACCCAGCACTTTTCAAAAACATCGAATCCCGAATGGAACACAGTTTTCGCCTTCTCGAAAGAGAGAATGCAGGCGACGATATTAGACGTTGTGGTTAAAGATAAAGATATGTTAAAAGACGACTTTGTTGGGATCGTTCGTGTGAATCTTCACGATATCCCGACCCGGGTCCCACCCGATAGCCCGTTAGCTCCCGAATGGTATCGGCTCGAGGACAAAAAGGGTGAAAAAAAGAAAGGTGAGTTAATGCTTGCGGTTTGGATCGGGACACAAGCTGACGAGGCGTTTCCCGATGCTTTTCTTGCTGACTCAGCAATGAGTAGCGTCGATGGCTCGGTTTCTTCTATGTTTACTCGTTCGAAAGTTTATCATTCGCCTAGACTTTGGTACGTTCGTGTTAATGTAATCGAGGTACAAGATCTCGTTTGGGACGAAAAATCACGATTCCCGGATGTATACGTTAAAGCACAGATTAACAACCAGGTTATAAGAACGAGGCCCGTGCAAGCACGAAATGCAAACGCGTTATGGAACGAAGATATGATGTTTGTAGCTGCAGAGCCGTTTGAAGATCATTTGGTACTTACTATTGAAGATCGTGTGGGACCCGGTAAAGACGAGAGTTTAGGGAAAGTGTTTATACCGTTGAATACTGTGGATAGACGGGCTGATGATCGCCTTATTCATTCGAGATGGTTTAATCTTCAACACCCGTACGATCATGAAATTGATGAAAAAAAGCATAAGAAAGATCATAAGTTTGCGACTCGGTTACATCTTCGTGTGTGTCTCGATGGTGGGTACCACGTACTCGATGAGTCGACTCAGTACAGTAGTGATTTACGACCGACGGCTAAACAGCTTTGGAAACCGTCAATCGGGTTACTCGAATTAGGGATCTTGAACGCTAGTGCGCTTCACCCGATGAAAACACGACAAGGTAAAGGAACAACGGATGCGTATTGTGTCGCTAAATACGGTCACAAATGGGTTCGAACGAGAACAGTTATGGATAGTTTGGTTCCACGGTTTAATGAACAGTACACGTGGGAAGTTTACGACCCGTCAACAGTTTTAACCGTCGGCGTTTTCGACAACGCCCAGCTGAATAACGACTCGAATACGAAAGACGTGCGAGTCGGTAAAATTCGTATACGGATCTCGACACTTGAAACAGGTCGGGTTTATACCCATTCATACCCATTGTTAGTTCTTCATCCAACAGGTGTAAAGAAAATGGGAGAACTGCATTTAGCCATTCGGTTTTCGAGTACTTCAATGATGAATATGATGTATACTTACTCGAAACCCTTGTTACCGAAAATGCATTATGTTAGACCGTTGACTGTCGGTCAACTCGAAACGCTGCGTCACCAAGCTGTCGCGATAGTAGCGGCTCGTTTAAGCCGAGCTGAGCCGCCGTTAAGGCGGGAAATAGTCGAGTACATGACCGATGCGAATTCGCACCTTTGGAGCATGAGACGAAGTAAGGCTAATTTCTTTCGACTCATGTCGGTTTTCAATGGTGTTTTCACAGCAAGCAAATGGTTCGGGGAAGTTTGTTTATGGAAGAACCAGATTACAACAATACTCGTTCATATCCTCTTCGTTATGCTCGTTTCGTTTCCCGAACTTATTCTACCAACGATTTTTCTCTACATGTTCTTGATCGGGCTATGGAACTATTGGTTTCGTGCGCAATACCCTCCTCATATGAACACTCGGTTATCGTACGCTGACAGTGTTACGCCGGACGAGTTAGACGAGGAGTTCGACACATTTCCGACATCTCGGAGCAACGAACACGTCCGGCACCGATACGACCGGTTACGAAGCGTTGCGGGTCGGATACAGTCGGTGGTTGGCGATATAGCGAGCCAAGGGGAGCGACTGCAAGGACTTCTTAGTTGGAGGGACCCACGAGCTACGCTTATATTCATGATATTTTGTCTTGTGGCTGCGTTTGTGTTATACGTAACGCCTTTTCAGGTGCTGGTGATACTGGTCGGGTTTTATGTTATGAGACATCCGAGGTTGCGTCATAGGTTGCCGTCTGCACCGTTGAACTTCTTCCGTAGGCTTCCAGCTCGTACCGACAGCATGTTGTGA
- the LOC139861746 gene encoding cell division control protein 2 homolog, translated as MDQYEKVEKIGEGTYGVVYKARDKLTNETIALKKIRLEQEDEGVPSTAIREISLLKEMQHGNIVRLQDVVHSDKRLYLVFEYLDLDLKKHMDSCPEFSKDPLLVKTFLYQILRGIAYCHSHRVLHRDLKPQNLLIDRRTNALKLADFGLARAFGIPVRTFTHEVVTLWYRAPEILLGSRHYSTPVDVWSVGCIFAEMVNQRPLFPGDSEIDELFKIFRITGTPTEDTWPGVTSLPDFKSAFPKWSSKDLATVVPSLEKTGLDLLRKMLCLDPSRRITARTALEHEYFKDIGFVP; from the exons ATGGACCAG TATGAGAAGGTAGAAAAGATTGGGGAAGGAACGTATGGTGTGGTGTACAAGGCCCGTGACAAACTTACCAACGAAACAATTGCTTTGAAGAAGATTCGTTTGGAGCAAGAAGATGAGGGGGTCCCGAGCACAGCTATAAGAGAGATTTCGCTACTGAAAGAGATGCAACATGGAAACATTGTCAG GTTACAGGATGTTGTACACAGTGACAAAAGATTATATCTGGTTTTTGAGTATCTTGATTTGGATTTAAAGAAACACATGGACTCTTGTCCAGAGTTTTCGAAGGATCCTCTTCTTGTAAAA ACGTTTCTATATCAGATACTACGCGGCATTGCGTATTGCCATTCTCATAGAGTTCTTCATAGAGACTTGAAGCCTCAAAACCTGTTGATTGATCGACGTACGAATGCTCTAAAGCTGGCAGACTTTGGATTGGCTAGGGCCTTTGGCATCCCAGTCAGGACGTTCACCCATGAG GTGGTGACCCTGTGGTATAGAGCACCGGAAATTCTTCTTGGATCTCGTCACTATTCGACTCCTGTTGATGTTTGGTCTGTCGGTTGCATTTTTGCCGAGATGGTGAACCAGCGACCACTCTTTCCTGGAGACTCTGAAATTGATGAACTGTTCAAAATTTTCAG AATTACGGGGACACCAACAGAAGATACATGGCCAGGTGTGACGTCTCTGCCTGACTTTAAGTCTGCCTTTCCAAAATGGTCCTCGAAG GACCTGGCAACTGTGGTCCCGAGTCTTGAGAAAACCGGTCTTGATCTCCTACGT AAAATGTTGTGCTTGGATCCCAGCAGAAGAATTACAGCCAGGACCGCACTTGAACACGAGTACTTCAAGGATATTGGCTTCGTACCGTAA
- the LOC139864357 gene encoding uncharacterized protein, with amino-acid sequence MNLKTNLWNKLLQYEFDTSKIHGQGYDGASNMRGEWNGLQALVIKECPYAYYVHCFVHRLQLALLAASREVIPIHQFFNKLSCIINVICASSKRHDELQKFKALEIKHLLELGEIKSGKGENQVGTLTRAVLEGIIDDSSSYSQRGDATEAYNYLMSFEFVFILNLMKEVMGKTCGRYRSRQKDNHVTFEHLYRVDIFICALDKQLHELANRFDNKATELLTLSSDLVPRKDSEVINIDQICPLVEKYYRADFDEQEMIRLRYQLELFNIEKINNQQLCGISIISELCRILVESKKCEAYGLIERLARLILTLLVSIATTERAFSAMKICKNRLRNKMSDDFLASNL; translated from the exons ATGAATCTTAAAACAAATTTGTGGAACAAACTTTTGCAATATGAGTTTGATACTAGTAAAATTCATGGTCAAGGTTATGATGGTGCTAGTAACATGAGAGGAGAATGGAACGGGTTACAAGCACTTGTTATTAAAGAGTGTCCTTATGCATACTATGTTCATTGTTTTGTTCATAGATTACAACTTGCACTACTTGCTGCTTCAAGAGAAGTTATTCCGATTCATCAATTTTTTAATAAACTAagttgtattattaatgtaatatgTGCTTCTAGTAAGCGTCATGATGAGCTCCAGAAGTTTAAGGCATTAGAGATTAAGCATTTATTGGAACTTGGTGAAATTAAATCCGGTAAAGGGGAAAATCAAGTTGGGACCTTAACGCGAGCAG TTTTGGAGGGTATAATTGATGATAGCTCCAGCTACTCTCAACGTGGGGATGCAACAGAGGCCTACAATTATTTGATGTCATTTGAGTTTGTCTTTATTTTAAATCTGATGAAAGAAGTAATGGGGAAGACT TGTGGCCGATATCGTTCTCGTCAAAAAGACAATCATGTTACTTTTGAGCATCTTTATCGAGTAGATATATTTATTTGTGCGTTAGACAAACAATTACATGAGCTAGCCAATAGATTCGATAATAAAGCAACTGAATTATTAACTCTTAGCTCTGATTTAGTTCCTAGAAAAGATTCTGAGGTGATAAATATTGATCAGATATGCCCTCTTGTTGAGAAATATTATCGCGCAGATTTTGATGAGCAAGAAATGATTCGATTAAGGTATCAACTGGAGTTGTTCAACATTGAGAAGATAAATAATCAACAGCTTTGTGGAATTTCTATTATTTCTGAGCTATGTCGGATCCTTGTAGAAAGTAAAAAGTGTGAGGCATATGGTTTGATTGAGAGATTAGCGCGACTAATTTTGACACTCCTCGTTTCCATTGCTACAACTGAGAGGGCTTTTTCAGCAATGAAGATATGCAAGAATCGACTTCGTAATAAGATGTCAGACGATTTTCTTGCATCTAACttgtga
- the LOC139864358 gene encoding uncharacterized protein, with product MGSSQHKDAVVFCENLLNQKAHIENVIEKRNAEDLLKNRIRLKASVNVIRWLTFQACAFRGNDETVDSKNRDNFIELLKLLASYNDEVAKAVLKNTPFNSRYTSGEIQKELLSIIASKVRKHIRNEMGDSYFCVMVDKARDEAKREQNGHSYKIC from the coding sequence ATGGGTAGTTCACAACATAAAGATGCTGTTGTATTTTGTGAGAACTTGTTAAACCAGAAAGCACACATTGAGAATGTCATTGAAAAGAGAAATGCAGAGGATCTTTTAAAGAACCGTATACGATTAAAAGCTTCAGTGAATGTAATTCGTTGGTTGACATTCCAAGCTTGTGCTTTTCGAGGGAATGATGAAACCGTTGACTCAAAAAATCGTGATAATTTTATCGAGTTATTGAAACTTCTGGCATCGTATAATGATGAAGTTGCGAAAGCCGTGCTAAAGAATACTCCCTTTAACTCAAGGTATACTTCTGGTGAAATTCAAAAAGAATTATTGAGTATTATTGCAAGTAAGGTTCGGAAACACATTCGAAATGAAATGGGTGATTCTTACTTTTGTGTTATGGTAGATAAGGCACGAGATGAAGCTAAACGAGAACAAAATGGCCATAGTTATAAGATTTGTTGA